One window of the Corvus moneduloides isolate bCorMon1 chromosome 10, bCorMon1.pri, whole genome shotgun sequence genome contains the following:
- the LOC116449063 gene encoding E3 ubiquitin protein ligase DRIP1-like — protein MEEARQEPAAPRAVRICRICVDPLRSPAAVEPCGHVFCHACIQPRAAPDAAATCPICQEPIGAIRLLQGQDNRAGLAPRRHRRRLHPFVARWRQRQQQEQQEEAAAGGGRRRRLADGDRPPSPVPRQRARRELEELDRNGQEESRWPRSEREALGGGDNGRRPAVLPPDGQPPWPV, from the coding sequence ATGGAGGAGGCCAGGCAAGAGCCAGCAGCGCCGCGAGCCGTCAGGATCTGCCGCATCTGCGTGGATCCCCTCCGCAGCCCCGCTGCCGTGGAGCCCTGCGGACACGTGTTCTGCCACGCCTGCATCCAGCCCCGGGCTGCCCCCGACGCCGCTGCCACCTGCCCCATCTGCCAAGAGCCCATTGGGGCCATCCgcctgctgcaggggcaggacaACCGTGCCGGGCTGGCCCCGCGtcgccaccgccgccgcctccaTCCCTTCGTGGCGCGgtggcggcagcggcagcagcaggagcagcaggaggaggcagctgctggaggtggccGGCGCCGAAGATTGGCTGATGGGGACCGGCCGCCGAGCCCTGTGCCCCGCCAGCGTGCCCggagagagctggaggagctggacagAAAcgggcaggaggagagcaggtgGCCGCGGAGCGAACGTGAAGCGCTGGGCGGAGGGGACAACGGGCGCCGCCCCGCCGTGCTCCCCCCTGATGGGCAGCCTCCATGGCCTGTGTGA